The sequence below is a genomic window from Pygocentrus nattereri isolate fPygNat1 chromosome 16, fPygNat1.pri, whole genome shotgun sequence.
GCCTTTCCTCCAAAAACTGAACGTCAGAAATTCTATTTGAAAAAGAGAAATTGTTaccaaaatgaataaaaacgaATTATAACGTCAAAATTCAACCGACACGTCAATAATTCAAACGTTAAAATTCAACTTTAACTTGAACATATATGAACTAAATTTCACAGATTGGAGAATTCGACTTATCAGCAGTTCTAACATGTAAACACCTTTATGTTCTTTTCTCTTGGGAAGTTTAAATTAGCGCATTTAATTTGTATAATCTGCTCCTCAGTTACCGTGGACTGTCGTTCATTCTTACTGGTGAGAGCTAAACCTTTACCTGCTATGTTTTTATGAAATAttgtattttacattatatacaACCATCATTAGTTAactcaaatatataaatatgatatcactataatgtaatattatatcACTGTCTGCTAGTAAAAGCTGGATTTTGACAgtagaattacattttttacgTGTCAATGTTTAACTAGCATTAATAACatttaatgctaatgctaaattAAATAGTTGACATCAAAACATggattaaaagctaaaacaaTGCTTTCTTCACGTGGATCAcgtaaagacatttttatttagttaataTCACTTTGATGGGTAACATTATTTAAACTCTAAATGCCTAAAACATTTCTAGCTGTATATTTCGGCGGCACCTTTGCGAAACAGCGATTCTAGTTCGTCAGATAGTGTTACAGGCAAGATGGCAGCCGCCCGCGGTAAACAGTGAGTAGCTTACCAGTAAATTACAgttgaaatgtacattttatgcgCTGTACTGCGACTGTATTAATAGCTCAATACACGTTACACATGCTGAACTGAATGTTTAAATATAGATTTCTCAGCCAATTATTTTCTGTTACGGGATAGCTCGCCTTAACTCTGCATAACGAAGCCAAAATGGCTAGGTTAACTAAGCTAACACGGCTAAAGCAGCCTGCGCGCTTTACCGAGGCGGCGCAGCTTCGCTACACTTTCAAAGCCGCTTACAACATTTTACTACCTATTAGTGGGAATAACTAACTACATAGATAAACATGCGACATGGCAACTTTAAAATGCGTTAGTTTGGTGCGACTAGCGAGCTAAGACGTTTCCTCACGGTTATTTATTTTGAGAGTATTTAAAGACTGAAGTTGCAGGTCAGTGATCCGAACGGATTAAGTTACAAGGCCATTCCACAAATTAGTACCAATTAACTGAACTAGATAGAAAAGACTGCGAGATAttgtaaatgacaaaaataaaacaagtgtgAAATTAGTAAAAATCTTAAAATCGCCGCGTTTAATGGTTTTCTTGCTTTTATCCCCTCTACTTCAATTTCAGGTATGGGCTCATATTGCCCCAGAAAAGCACGTCCAAATCTGCCTCGCTCCCGCGACCTTCTATATTTGAAGATGACTCGGATGAGGAAGTAATATACAATGTTCCACCTTCGTTGCCTCATATTTTGGCTTATTCAGAATTCTAACTACTTCAAcactttttatttctcatttattatttttacatttcattcacAGACCTCTGTTGGTGAGACTTTACAGAAGGAGGcaatcaaaaagaaaatgatgaagCAGGTAAGAATGAGATTACGAGCAGGCTAGACTCTGTGGAATGAGCCCTCCTCCTGTAGAGTATGGTCAGTTGTTTTTCTGGCACAAAACATTTGATATAAATGGTTCAAGTCTTCTGATAATTAGAGATGAGCCCTACTATTGCGCCACCTCAGTATGGAATCTGTATAttgatatattttaatatattttgataCCCATATTAGACTCGCCTTGAGATGCAGAAGGCTCTGGAAGAGGACAGCAGTGTTTATGAGTATGACAATGTGTATGATGACATCCAGAAACAAAAATTTGAGAGCAATAAGAAACTGCTAGGAGGTACCGACAAAAAGGTATTGttgatttaaatgtaattgatGTTTTTAGTAGTATTGTAGttgatttatattttatgttaaacaTAGACAGCATCTAGCCATTCATATGCTTTTATATCTATATAATGAAATATGCCCAAGGACATTCAATGTTTACTTTCTTCCATTTCCTAATTTTTCACAGCACAGTGTAGCTGTATcttttttatgtgtatataaactGTGATCGCATTAATTATAGTAGAAGTTGAACCAGACTGATCAGTTTTAACTTTTTAGCCCAAGTACATAAACCAGCTAATGCATGCagtagaagagagaaagaaagaacaagaacGGCGTGAAGAAAGAAAGGTCcagaaggaaagagaggcagagggggAAAAGTTTGCTGATAAAGAAGCATATGTCACATCAGCATACAGGCAGAAGCTCAAAGAGAGACAAGAAGAgttggagaaggagagaagagcaGCAGAGATAGAAGGTAAGATCTTGTCATGCCAAAGCTTTTCCCACTATTAAAAGTTGTCTTTTCACAAAAATAATTTCTTGAACATTGTTGAAAACCTCCTGGAGATATAGTAAATGACCCTTCTTGCAGGATTAGACCGCGTTGTCATAGTATAATTTCCCCCCCGACACCAATGACTAACTTCAaaaattttaatacacaattctAAACCTCAATGttaattttaacatttatgCTAACTTTTAAGAGATGAATTAAGGGGAAAGTAACTTCACttgggtatttttttttttctttcccccagCTGCCTTGGATGTAAAGAAGCAGAAGGACCTTAGTGGATTTTACAGACATCTCCTGAATCAGACAGTTGGACAGGAAGCTATTCCTGATCCGAGTGCTGAAAGGTTAGTTATGGACAGTGGCCATTTAGTGCCAAAAGTGTGCTTCATTATGACCCTTTTAAAAGTGTATTCAAGCCTTTCAAAATTGTTTAAGGATGATGGAGTAAAAAGTCTTGTGCCTAATTGCACCTTTTGTAGGACTGAAACACTGTATGCAACATATCCGCATTCTTTGTAATTGAAGGAAGCACAACTGTAATAAACTATTGATACCTGTAATTTGTCACAGGCCAGATAAATCTAAGGAAGAGAAGTCTCCAGTTGTGAACTCTCCACAACGAGCCAATGACAGTGAGGAGGAACCCCACACTGACGAGGACCAAAGGACCTCAAAACCAGAGTTTAGCAAGACAAGTAGCAACAGCAGCCACTCTAGGAGGCACTACCGCCAGAGATCTCCTTCCTCAGGCAGTGATGAACGAGAGGAGAGGAAACCAGACAAAGAGAAGAGGTGtcacaaagaaaaagagagggacagagcgaGGGATAGAGATAGAGAAGACAAGCATGGCCACCGAAAAGACGACAGGGACCACAGGGGAGAGAGGGACCGACATCGGGAGAGGGAGGATGACCGAGGACGAGACAGAAGAGACAGGGAGGATGACCGAGGACGAGAAAGAAGGGACAGGGAGGATGACCGAGGACGAGAAAGAAGGGACaaggaaagagacaaagaggacAGACATGgaaagaggaacagagcagAGGGCAGCCCAAAAGACAGAGAACATGACAGGAatgaagagaaagggagggagcgAGACAGACACAAGGAGAGAGACCATCACAAAACAGACgataaagagaaaagaaaggatgcagaaaaagagagggaaaagaaaacCCAAGGGGAggggaaggagaaagaaaagggtgCCCAGGCTGAAAATGGCACTGAAGGTGAGGCAGCACAGGCACCCAGCAAATTTGCAAAGCGCAGTAGTGAACAGACTGTGAGCTCCGCCAGGGAGAGGTATCTGGCCCGTCAGATGGC
It includes:
- the nsrp1 gene encoding nuclear speckle splicing regulatory protein 1 isoform X2, coding for MAAARGKQYGLILPQKSTSKSASLPRPSIFEDDSDEETSVGETLQKEAIKKKMMKQTRLEMQKALEEDSSVYEYDNVYDDIQKQKFESNKKLLGGTDKKPKYINQLMHAVEERKKEQERREERKVQKEREAEGEKFADKEAYVTSAYRQKLKERQEELEKERRAAEIEAALDVKKQKDLSGFYRHLLNQTVGQEAIPDPSAERPDKSKEEKSPVVNSPQRANDSEEEPHTDEDQRTSKPEFSKTSSNSSHSRRHYRQRSPSSGSDEREERKPDKEKRCHKEKERDRARDRDREDKHGHRKDDRDHRGERDRHREREDDRGRERRDREDDRGRERRDKERDKEDRHGKRNRAEGSPKDREHDRNEEKGRERDRHKERDHHKTDDKEKRKDAEKEREKKTQGEGKEKEKGAQAENGTEGEAAQAPSKFAKRSSEQTVSSARERYLARQMARSAAKPYIEKEDD
- the nsrp1 gene encoding nuclear speckle splicing regulatory protein 1 isoform X1; the protein is MAAARGKQYGLILPQKSTSKSASLPRPSIFEDDSDEETSVGETLQKEAIKKKMMKQTRLEMQKALEEDSSVYEYDNVYDDIQKQKFESNKKLLGGTDKKPKYINQLMHAVEERKKEQERREERKVQKEREAEGEKFADKEAYVTSAYRQKLKERQEELEKERRAAEIEAALDVKKQKDLSGFYRHLLNQTVGQEAIPDPSAERPDKSKEEKSPVVNSPQRANDSEEEPHTDEDQRTSKPEFSKTSSNSSHSRRHYRQRSPSSGSDEREERKPDKEKRCHKEKERDRARDRDREDKHGHRKDDRDHRGERDRHREREDDRGRDRRDREDDRGRERRDREDDRGRERRDKERDKEDRHGKRNRAEGSPKDREHDRNEEKGRERDRHKERDHHKTDDKEKRKDAEKEREKKTQGEGKEKEKGAQAENGTEGEAAQAPSKFAKRSSEQTVSSARERYLARQMARSAAKPYIEKEDD